The following proteins come from a genomic window of Deltaproteobacteria bacterium:
- a CDS encoding transcriptional repressor, which translates to MAAEQERQFHAGDADEFKRRWREYLQQNRLNTTQQRELIVDQFLRCRDHVSIEELLAKVREHSAKVGYATVYRTLKLLVDAGLAMERQFGGDGQARYEVAGEHHDHLICTRCGRIVEFEDAEIEELQERIAERFGFELSRHRHELYGVCADCRRAS; encoded by the coding sequence GTGGCTGCGGAGCAGGAACGGCAGTTTCACGCGGGCGACGCCGACGAGTTCAAGCGGCGGTGGCGGGAGTACCTCCAGCAAAACCGCCTCAACACGACTCAGCAGCGCGAGCTGATCGTCGACCAGTTCTTGCGTTGTCGCGACCACGTATCGATCGAGGAGCTGTTGGCGAAGGTACGCGAGCACAGCGCGAAGGTCGGCTACGCGACGGTCTACCGCACTTTGAAACTGCTGGTGGACGCGGGGTTGGCGATGGAGCGGCAGTTCGGCGGCGACGGCCAGGCTCGCTACGAGGTCGCGGGCGAGCATCACGACCATCTGATTTGTACGCGGTGCGGCCGCATCGTCGAGTTCGAGGACGCGGAGATCGAGGAGTTGCAAGAGCGCATCGCCGAGCGGTTCGGCTTCGAGTTGTCGCGGCACCGGCACGAGCTGTACGGCGTGTGCGCCGACTGCCGGCGCGCGTCGTAG
- the xseB gene encoding exodeoxyribonuclease VII small subunit: MAAQTDTGELGFDEIVERLRAVVARLEAGSLSLEESLRAYEEGVGLARRGHALLDAVERRVEVLVKGADGEAVERLADDGDGGA, translated from the coding sequence GTGGCCGCGCAGACGGATACCGGCGAGTTGGGCTTCGACGAGATCGTCGAGCGCCTCCGCGCCGTCGTCGCCCGCCTCGAGGCGGGCAGCCTGTCGCTCGAGGAGTCGCTGCGCGCCTACGAGGAGGGCGTCGGCCTTGCGCGACGCGGCCACGCGCTGCTCGACGCGGTCGAGCGGCGAGTCGAAGTGCTGGTCAAGGGAGCGGACGGCGAGGCGGTGGAACGGCTCGCCGACGATGGGGACGGCGGGGCGTGA
- a CDS encoding response regulator codes for MTTVAIVDDDIEFREALADAFESSGFRVRCAANGLRLVSALQVDRPDVIVLDVMMSWIDGFELCRALKRNPEFRDIPVVFVSGRTSDADRQRGLACGAVDYFPKPVELSALVDRVRRIAEERAA; via the coding sequence GTGACGACGGTCGCGATCGTGGACGACGACATCGAGTTTCGCGAGGCGCTCGCCGATGCGTTCGAGTCCTCCGGCTTCCGAGTTCGTTGCGCCGCCAACGGGTTGCGCCTCGTGAGCGCGCTGCAGGTCGACCGCCCCGACGTCATCGTGCTCGACGTGATGATGTCGTGGATCGACGGATTCGAGCTGTGCCGCGCGCTTAAGCGCAACCCGGAGTTTCGCGACATCCCGGTCGTGTTCGTGTCGGGGCGCACGAGCGACGCCGACCGCCAGCGCGGCCTCGCCTGCGGCGCTGTCGACTACTTCCCGAAGCCGGTCGAGCTGTCGGCCCTGGTCGACCGCGTGCGCCGCATCGCCGAGGAGCGCGCCGCGTGA
- a CDS encoding ATP-dependent DNA helicase, protein MAISVDFDRRRVTASVRDLVAFGRESTGAGGLSALRAQLGSRLHRAYAAERAGPAYEAEVPVSIDLDVDGFRATVRGRVDGIDRSGTVPFVEEVKTVAWMRDAMDRVTASSAPAFAAQARWYALAVARAAGGDAGARLVLLSVVDGARRTVDVPFRPERAEAELLACLRAAIAAARDERGRSRQRARWAGQVRFPYGAPRRHQRELMDAFAAALAEGRPAVAAAPTGVGKTVAALVPALRFALDRGAAVWFTTAKTTQQALVEQTFADIAAASTLPGLRAVTLRAKDRMCPPGHRLCHPDACAHLRDFDQRAGDAVDAIVTSAAHASPDAIYARGDRDTLCPFELSLRVASRADLIVADYNYVFDRPPPGDGERPRVVVIDEAHNLFDRARQYASPVVRDAALAEAIAAVRAVDGGACSPTPALRDAQAVLADARTAIADALRVAESDELEFFDGRTPIDPDRARWDALGDRAGRALLAYALYARARGGMHAGDPIADGLRSLVRLRDAWSEPAAEIVPYAARSDADGGMAVGALCVNPAGALRRHHEASAGTVAMSATLAPLDYYADVLGFAPLNPALHIAPSPFPREHRFVAIDASVSTAYRDRAGSYRRVARIIDDVCAARDGHYAAFFPSFAYLARVRPLLRTPAGRILVQLPGMAAAARARILAALRARTGPKLVLAVMGGVLSEGVDLPGDDLIGAVVVSPGLPAVGFERAVMQAYFDDRRGAGFAYAMLYPGMQRVVQAAGRVIRSERDRGVVVLVGRRFAQADYVACMPADWEPVVLCSACGAGGAADGETRCGPGGADGAPATGGHGGADAGGEATAVVCSRCSAAVATPAGVDVPVVAGSLAHHLRAFWRTAGDDAT, encoded by the coding sequence GTGGCCATCTCCGTCGACTTCGATCGCCGTCGCGTGACCGCATCGGTCCGCGACCTCGTCGCGTTCGGGCGCGAATCGACGGGCGCCGGCGGGCTGTCGGCCCTGCGCGCGCAGCTCGGCAGCCGGCTGCACCGCGCCTACGCGGCCGAGCGCGCCGGTCCCGCGTACGAGGCGGAGGTGCCCGTGTCGATCGATCTCGACGTCGACGGCTTTCGCGCGACGGTACGCGGCCGCGTCGACGGCATCGACCGGTCCGGCACTGTCCCGTTCGTCGAGGAGGTCAAGACGGTCGCGTGGATGCGCGACGCGATGGATCGCGTGACCGCCTCGTCGGCGCCCGCGTTCGCGGCGCAGGCGCGCTGGTACGCGCTCGCGGTGGCGCGCGCTGCGGGCGGCGACGCCGGAGCGCGCCTCGTGCTGCTGTCGGTGGTCGACGGTGCGCGCCGCACGGTCGATGTCCCGTTTCGTCCGGAACGGGCGGAGGCGGAGTTGCTCGCCTGCCTCCGCGCCGCGATCGCCGCCGCGCGCGACGAGCGCGGCCGTTCCCGCCAGCGGGCACGTTGGGCCGGCCAGGTGCGGTTTCCCTACGGCGCGCCTCGCCGGCACCAGCGCGAACTGATGGATGCGTTCGCTGCCGCGCTCGCCGAGGGGCGTCCAGCCGTCGCCGCGGCGCCGACCGGCGTCGGCAAGACGGTTGCGGCACTGGTGCCCGCTCTGCGGTTCGCGCTCGACCGCGGTGCGGCCGTGTGGTTCACGACCGCCAAGACTACCCAGCAGGCGCTGGTCGAGCAGACCTTTGCCGACATCGCGGCCGCGTCGACCCTGCCGGGACTTCGCGCCGTGACGCTGCGCGCCAAAGATCGCATGTGCCCGCCCGGCCACCGCCTGTGCCATCCGGACGCATGCGCGCACCTGCGCGACTTCGATCAGCGCGCCGGCGATGCTGTCGACGCCATCGTCACGTCGGCGGCCCACGCCTCGCCCGACGCGATCTATGCGCGCGGCGATCGCGACACGCTGTGCCCGTTCGAACTGTCGCTGCGCGTTGCCAGTCGGGCCGATCTGATCGTTGCCGATTACAACTACGTTTTCGATCGACCGCCACCGGGTGACGGCGAACGACCGCGCGTCGTCGTCATCGACGAAGCGCACAACCTGTTCGACCGCGCGCGGCAGTACGCATCACCTGTCGTACGCGATGCCGCGTTGGCCGAGGCGATCGCCGCCGTGCGCGCCGTAGACGGCGGCGCGTGCAGCCCTACGCCTGCGTTGCGCGACGCCCAGGCGGTGCTCGCGGACGCGCGCACGGCGATCGCCGATGCGCTGCGCGTTGCGGAGTCCGACGAACTCGAGTTTTTCGACGGGCGCACGCCGATCGATCCCGATCGCGCGCGGTGGGATGCGCTCGGCGACCGCGCCGGTCGCGCGCTGCTTGCCTACGCGCTGTACGCCCGCGCCCGCGGTGGCATGCATGCCGGCGACCCGATCGCCGACGGCCTGCGCTCGCTCGTGCGACTGCGCGACGCCTGGTCGGAACCGGCCGCCGAGATCGTTCCGTACGCCGCCCGCTCGGACGCGGACGGCGGCATGGCGGTCGGCGCACTGTGCGTCAACCCGGCCGGTGCGCTGCGCCGCCACCACGAAGCCAGCGCGGGCACGGTCGCGATGAGCGCAACGCTGGCGCCGCTCGACTACTACGCCGACGTACTCGGCTTCGCACCTCTGAACCCGGCGCTGCACATCGCGCCGTCGCCGTTTCCCCGCGAACACCGCTTCGTCGCCATCGATGCGTCCGTGTCGACCGCGTACCGCGACCGCGCCGGCTCCTACCGTCGGGTGGCGCGCATCATCGACGACGTGTGCGCTGCGCGCGACGGCCACTACGCCGCGTTCTTTCCGAGCTTCGCGTACCTCGCGCGCGTACGGCCGCTACTGCGCACCCCAGCCGGTCGGATCCTCGTCCAGCTCCCCGGCATGGCCGCCGCCGCGCGCGCGCGGATCTTGGCCGCGCTGCGCGCCCGCACGGGGCCGAAGTTGGTGCTCGCCGTCATGGGCGGCGTGCTGTCCGAGGGCGTCGACCTGCCCGGCGACGACCTCATCGGCGCCGTCGTCGTGAGCCCCGGGCTGCCGGCCGTCGGCTTCGAGCGCGCGGTGATGCAGGCGTACTTCGACGACCGCCGCGGCGCCGGCTTCGCTTACGCGATGCTGTATCCGGGGATGCAGCGGGTCGTGCAAGCCGCCGGCCGAGTCATCCGCTCCGAACGCGACCGCGGAGTGGTCGTGTTGGTCGGCCGCCGGTTTGCGCAAGCCGACTACGTGGCATGCATGCCGGCCGATTGGGAGCCGGTCGTGCTGTGTTCCGCGTGCGGCGCCGGCGGTGCGGCCGACGGCGAAACGAGGTGTGGCCCCGGCGGCGCCGATGGAGCGCCCGCGACCGGCGGGCACGGTGGCGCGGACGCCGGGGGCGAGGCGACGGCGGTGGTGTGCTCGCGCTGTAGCGCAGCGGTCGCGACGCCCGCCGGCGTCGATGTGCCGGTCGTGGCAGGCAGCCTCGCACACCACCTGCGCGCGTTTTGGCGCACCGCCGGCGACGACGCCACGTGA
- the dnaJ gene encoding molecular chaperone DnaJ produces MRDYYEVLGVSRDASPAEIKKAYRRLAMEYHPDRNPGDREAEEKFKEAANAYRVLSDPEQRARYDRFGPDAFTGGSGGFDGFAGVEDIFSAFGDLFGDFFGGRRARRRGPQRGADLRVDVQISFAEAVHGADKEIEVERSVPCSTCHGSGAKPGTEPQRCGTCDGKGQVLHSQGFFVIQSTCPRCRGQGSLLTDPCPTCRGRAVERERAKLVVNIPAGVDDGQTLRLAGKGEASPEGGPPGHLYVVLHVEPDERFVRDGDDVLTDVHISVAKAALGGTVTVPTLDDGCQGTAEVEIEPGTQPGDHIVRRGQGIKRLQGRGRGDHIVRFLVDVPKKLTKRQRELFEQLAVELGDDVTAEEDHGWGIFGRRKRN; encoded by the coding sequence ATGCGCGATTACTACGAAGTCTTGGGCGTCAGCCGCGACGCCAGCCCCGCGGAGATCAAAAAGGCGTACCGGCGGCTGGCTATGGAGTACCACCCCGACCGCAACCCGGGCGACCGCGAGGCGGAGGAGAAGTTCAAGGAGGCGGCCAACGCGTATCGCGTCCTGTCCGACCCGGAACAGCGCGCTCGTTACGACCGCTTCGGACCGGATGCGTTCACCGGCGGATCGGGCGGGTTCGATGGGTTCGCCGGGGTCGAGGACATCTTCTCGGCGTTCGGCGACCTGTTCGGCGACTTCTTCGGGGGCCGCCGCGCCCGCCGGCGCGGGCCGCAGCGCGGCGCCGACCTCCGGGTAGACGTCCAGATCTCGTTCGCCGAAGCGGTCCACGGCGCCGACAAAGAGATCGAGGTCGAGCGGTCGGTACCGTGCTCGACGTGTCACGGCAGCGGTGCCAAGCCGGGGACCGAGCCCCAGCGGTGCGGCACGTGCGACGGCAAGGGCCAGGTGCTGCACTCGCAGGGGTTCTTCGTCATTCAGTCCACGTGCCCGCGGTGTCGCGGCCAGGGCAGCCTTCTTACCGATCCGTGTCCGACCTGCCGCGGCCGCGCGGTCGAGCGCGAGCGGGCCAAACTGGTCGTCAACATTCCGGCCGGCGTGGACGACGGCCAGACTCTCCGGCTCGCGGGCAAGGGCGAGGCATCGCCCGAGGGCGGCCCGCCCGGGCATCTGTACGTCGTGCTGCACGTCGAACCGGACGAGCGGTTCGTGCGCGACGGCGACGACGTGCTCACGGACGTCCATATCAGCGTTGCGAAGGCGGCGCTCGGCGGCACGGTCACGGTGCCGACGCTCGACGACGGCTGCCAGGGTACCGCGGAGGTAGAGATCGAGCCGGGTACACAGCCCGGCGACCACATCGTCAGGCGCGGGCAGGGCATCAAGCGCTTGCAGGGCCGCGGCCGCGGCGATCACATCGTCCGTTTCCTCGTGGACGTCCCGAAGAAGCTCACCAAGCGCCAGCGCGAACTGTTCGAGCAGCTCGCGGTGGAACTCGGCGACGACGTTACGGCCGAGGAGGATCACGGCTGGGGCATCTTCGGCCGGCGCAAGCGCAACTGA